The proteins below come from a single Trichocoleus sp. FACHB-46 genomic window:
- a CDS encoding MOSC domain-containing protein, giving the protein MKLISVNVGLPREVTWRGKTVRTGIFKAPVSDRVMVRSLNLDGDRQADLTVHGGADKAVYVYPFEHYDYWRGELPNRELILGIFGENFTTTGLREDEVNIGDCFHVGTVKLMVTQPRMPCYKLGIRFGRPDMVKRFLASRRTGFYFRVLQEGEVGAGDTLELVSRDNNNITVADITQLYVNAEDNPELLHRAAQLEALPKSWRDYFQR; this is encoded by the coding sequence ATGAAACTTATCTCTGTTAATGTCGGGCTACCGCGTGAAGTGACCTGGAGAGGAAAAACTGTTAGAACTGGAATTTTCAAAGCGCCAGTCAGCGATCGCGTGATGGTGCGGTCGCTTAATTTAGACGGCGATCGGCAAGCAGATTTAACGGTTCATGGCGGAGCAGACAAAGCAGTCTATGTATATCCATTCGAGCATTACGATTACTGGCGTGGTGAGTTACCCAATAGAGAGTTAATACTGGGCATCTTTGGTGAAAATTTTACAACTACTGGGTTGCGAGAGGATGAGGTGAATATTGGGGATTGCTTTCATGTTGGCACTGTCAAATTGATGGTGACCCAACCTCGGATGCCTTGCTACAAACTGGGGATTCGGTTTGGACGACCAGATATGGTGAAACGATTTCTCGCTAGTCGTCGCACAGGATTTTACTTTCGTGTGTTGCAAGAGGGTGAAGTCGGGGCTGGAGACACTCTAGAGTTGGTGAGTCGGGACAATAACAACATCACCGTTGCCGATATCACTCAACTTTATGTTAATGCAGAGGATAACCCAGAGCTACTGCACCGCGCGGCTCAACTTGAAGCTTTACCCAAAAGCTGGCGCGACTATTTTCAGCGGTAG